The following coding sequences lie in one Paracholeplasma manati genomic window:
- a CDS encoding RNA polymerase sigma factor: MFDQIKLKQAMKQLKNGQSNAMDVIYDITNRMVFYQIYQIVKRTAVAEEIMQDVYMKIYQNRASYQDDQPKSWIMRIAKNEAINHYHKQSRETLVDVETLNQPTQEDTETPLMDLAAQVLDEDEFYIVMHCVVEGKTRQTVAKTLNLSTSGVTFKLNVALEKLKHQLEGGTNHDK; the protein is encoded by the coding sequence ATGTTTGATCAAATTAAATTGAAACAAGCCATGAAACAGTTAAAAAATGGTCAGAGTAACGCGATGGATGTGATTTATGATATAACCAACCGTATGGTGTTCTATCAAATCTACCAAATCGTGAAACGGACAGCGGTTGCTGAAGAAATCATGCAAGACGTCTACATGAAAATCTATCAAAACCGTGCATCTTATCAGGATGACCAACCCAAATCATGGATCATGCGCATTGCTAAAAATGAAGCCATCAATCATTACCACAAACAATCGAGAGAAACACTCGTGGATGTGGAAACACTCAATCAACCCACCCAAGAAGACACAGAAACGCCGCTCATGGATTTAGCGGCCCAAGTATTGGATGAAGATGAATTCTATATTGTGATGCATTGTGTTGTTGAAGGAAAAACGAGACAAACAGTTGCGAAAACACTGAATTTATCCACCTCAGGTGTGACATTTAAACTCAATGTGGCACTTGAAAAATTGAAACACCAGCTGGAAGGAGGTACCAATCATGACAAATAA
- the msrA gene encoding peptide-methionine (S)-S-oxide reductase MsrA gives MKRIILAGGCFWGVQAYFRDVKGVKHTEVGYANGNKENPTYKEVCNGVATHAEVTLVEYDETVVQLPTLLEHFFRIINPYTLNRQGHDVGVQYRSGVYFESEEDAQVARQFIASRQALSERKFAVVVEPLKNYYIAEEYHQDYLIKNPNGYCHVNLGLLKEDEKNEKN, from the coding sequence ATGAAAAGAATCATTTTAGCTGGTGGCTGTTTTTGGGGCGTTCAAGCCTATTTTAGAGATGTCAAAGGGGTTAAACATACCGAAGTTGGATATGCCAATGGAAACAAAGAGAACCCAACCTACAAAGAAGTATGTAACGGGGTTGCGACACACGCCGAAGTAACATTGGTTGAATACGATGAAACCGTGGTTCAATTACCAACCCTATTGGAACACTTTTTTAGAATCATCAATCCTTATACCCTCAATCGTCAGGGACATGATGTTGGAGTTCAGTACCGCTCAGGGGTGTACTTTGAATCCGAAGAAGACGCTCAGGTTGCCCGTCAATTTATCGCTTCAAGACAAGCATTATCGGAACGCAAGTTTGCGGTTGTGGTTGAACCATTAAAAAACTATTATATCGCTGAAGAGTATCATCAAGATTATTTGATTAAGAATCCAAACGGGTATTGTCACGTGAATCTTGGTTTATTAAAAGAGGATGAGAAAAATGAAAAGAACTGA
- a CDS encoding deoxycytidylate deaminase — protein sequence MKRTDYISWDQYFMGVASLSALRSKDPSTQVGACIINPDKRIIGIGYNGLPQVLSDDEFPWTKEGDLQDTKYPYVVHAEANAILNATQSLKNGVCYVTLFPCHECAKLLIQSGIKELVYQENKYEDTPSNRASMRMFTAAGVKIRQFHLGHLEIKK from the coding sequence ATGAAAAGAACTGATTACATTTCTTGGGATCAGTATTTCATGGGGGTTGCTTCTTTGTCAGCGCTTCGCTCAAAGGACCCAAGCACACAAGTTGGTGCATGCATCATCAATCCCGATAAACGCATCATCGGTATTGGCTATAATGGCTTACCACAGGTCTTATCGGACGATGAATTCCCTTGGACCAAAGAGGGCGACCTACAAGACACCAAATACCCGTATGTCGTTCATGCGGAAGCAAATGCCATTCTAAATGCCACACAATCCCTCAAAAATGGGGTTTGTTATGTCACTCTATTCCCCTGTCACGAATGTGCCAAACTGTTAATTCAAAGTGGAATTAAAGAATTGGTTTATCAAGAAAATAAATATGAAGATACACCATCGAATCGAGCATCGATGCGGATGTTTACAGCTGCAGGTGTTAAAATTCGACAATTTCATTTGGGTCATCTCGAGATTAAAAAATGA